The proteins below come from a single Cryptococcus gattii WM276 chromosome D, complete sequence genomic window:
- a CDS encoding uncharacterized protein (Similar to TIGR gene model, INSD accession AAW46650.1), whose amino-acid sequence MSAEIATVSLDIFLAEPSSSTAQLEARNAAESLIRTGALIILDSRAPKEANDRFLDLFEDYFAQPQAALKEDERPELGFQVGVTLENTEKPKCSSDRDCKDIIASLEAFERPQDLEGFGADPKCRFFHRMSEIPPYQSKFPVLEAPNVTPRAFERTWEERVNEWGVFMRQSVEGVASMVALGLGLEERTFLDAGRYGSHLLAPTATDLEKHGTLNTICAGFHTDLNFLTIHGQSRYPGLHIWARNTGKKIPVKIPPGCLLVQAGKQIEWLTGGLIKAGYHEVVCTEATLETLKRRKSEFPDRPSIRISSTFFWHLSPDFELSPIPSLRQEAEKRFGKQEEYGDMLVGDQVRRELGLIALLPA is encoded by the exons ATGTCCGCAGAAATTGCCACCGTATCTCTTGACATCTTTTTAGCAGAGCCATCATCCAGTACCGCTCAATTAGAAGCCCGCAACGCTGCTGAGTCTCTTATTCGGACAGGAGCGTTGATCATTCTTGACTCTCGGGCACCTAAAGAGGCGAACGACAGATTCCTTGACCTGTTTGAAGATTACTTTGCCCAGCCACAGGCAGCGTTAAAGGAAGATGAGCGGCCAGAGCTCGGATTCCAAGTG GGTGTAACGCTGGAGAACACAGAGAAACCAAAATGCTCCTCGGACAGAGACTGTAAAGATATCATTGCGTCGCTTGAAGCTTTTGAAAGACCCCAAGACCTTGAAGGCTTTGGTGCAGATCCGAAATGCCG GTTCTTCCACCGCATGTCTGAAATTCCGCCATACCAAAGCAAGTTCCCAGTACTCGAAGCGCCAAATGTAACTCCTCGAGCGTTCGAACGGACGTGGGAGGAAAGAGTGAATGAATGGGGAGTGTTCATGCGGCAGTC GGTCGAAGGGGTTGCGAGCATGGTTGCATTGGGCTTGGGCTTGGAAGAAAGGACATTTTTGGATGCGGGGCGTTATGG ATCACACCTGCTCGCACCCACTGCCACAGACTTAGAAAAGCACGGGACGCTTAACAC AATTTGTGCAGGCTTTCATACAGATCTCAACTTCCTTACCATCCACGGTCAATCACGGTACCCTGGAC TGCATATCTGGGCTAGAAATACAGGAAAGAAGATCCCGGTGAAAATACCTCCCGGATGCTTGCTTGTCCAGGCAGGAAAGCAAATCGAATGGTTGACTGGTGGGCTTATCAAAG CGGGCTATCACGAAGTCGTTTGCACAGAAGCTACTCTAGAA ACCCTGAAAAGGCGAAAGTCAGAGTTCCCCGACCGGCCTTCTATTCGCATCTCATCAACTTTC TTTTGGCATCTCAGCCCCGATTTTGAGCTTTCACCCATCCCATCCTTACGACAAGAGGCGGAAAAGCGGTTTGGAAAGCAGGAAGAGTATGGGGATATGCTTGTCGGGGATCAAGTTCGGAG GGAACTGGGACTCATTGCTCTCCTGCCAGCGTAA
- a CDS encoding uncharacterized protein (Similar to TIGR gene model, INSD accession AAW46654.1), with amino-acid sequence MHILAAHAELSLPVLHAFIRQYPLGLFTTSIPHPKNDTLQTSHIPFVLDVDPNQADDKGRLRAHMARANPQSKSIIDSLTAKGDGAQFVEDDVLIIFNAPVHSYVTPKFYVETKPTSGKVVPTWDYAAVQVYGKAKVHYVNNNASGSFLQKQIQDLSEQEEKTMLKRMGNEGGNTWKVSDAPEKYVETLKKAIIGIEIDIKKIEGRFKLSQDKNEGDWQGVIGGFRSLGTEEGNVMAEMIEGSKKSRL; translated from the coding sequence ATGCACATCCTCGCTGCCCACGCCGAGCTCAGTCTCCCAGTGCTTCATGCCTTCATCCGACAGTATCCCCTCGGTCTTTTTACCACCTCCATTCCTCACCCCAAAAACGACACCCTGCAAACGTCCCACATTCCCTTTGTGCTCGATGTCGACCCGAACCAGGCGGACGACAAGGGTAGATTAAGGGCCCATATGGCTCGTGCTAATCCTCAATCAAAATCAATCATTGATTCTCTCACTGCCAAGGGCGATGGTGCCCAGTTTGTCGAGGACGACGttctcatcatcttcaatgCCCCCGTCCATTCTTACGTTACTCCCAAATTCTACGTCGAGACCAAACCCACTAGTGGTAAAGTCGTTCCTACATGGGATTATGCGGCTGTCCAAGTCTATGGTAAAGCCAAAGTCCACTATGTCAACAACAACGCCAGCGGATCGTTCTTGCAAAAACAGATCCAAGATCTTTCagagcaagaagaaaagaCAATGCTCAAGCGAATGGGCAACGAAGGCGGCAATACATGGAAAGTCAGTGATGCTCCCGAAAAATATGTGGAGACTTTGAAAAAGGCGATTATCGGAATAGAAATCGATATTAAAAAAATTGAGGGCCGTTTCAAATTGAGTCAGGACAAAAATGAAGGTGATTGGCAAGGAGTGATCGGCGGATTCAGGAGCTTGGGCACGGAGGAAGGAAATGTCATGGCTGAGATGATCGAAGGTAGTAAGAAGAGTAGACTGTAG
- a CDS encoding ABC transporter, putative (Similar to TIGR gene model, INSD accession AAW46652.1) produces MREVLRDHNTSHHNDGETSSPLDTPITISEKPILPPSIIDSEWKLVSQMRADQELLKSRGLAPYKSLSLAWDHLAVRGVGAPDNIEYGSSMALFLAPRLRRKYHKKTALLSAARSMPTPKKDEPGLRKGERYLLKNFSGVVKSGEMMLVLGLPGSGCSTFLKVLAGHRDGYAGAEGDVKYGSLLPGKDFRPYKSEVIFISEEDLHDPNLLVGHTMDFALRMCTPSRDSRLPENQAGNAMGRNEYQDRTKEEMRSEIAKLIGHSTFPPPPMEKSLHVVGF; encoded by the exons ATGAGAGAAGTCCTCAGAGACCACAACACATCACATCACAATGATGGCGAAACAAGCTCACCGTTGGATACTCCGATTACTATTTCTGAGAAACCAATCCTGCCACCTTCCATCATTGATTCCGAGTGGAAATTAGTTTCTCAAATGCGA GCCGATCAGGAGCTCCTCAAATCACGAGGATTGGCACCTTACAAATCTCTCTCTTTGGCATGGGATCACCTCGCGGTTCGCGGTGTAGGCGCTCCAGACAATATCGAATATGGCTCTTCTATGGCCTTATTTCTTGCACCCCGGTTACGACGCAAGTACCACAAGAAAACTGCCTTGCTGTCAGCAGCTAGAA GTATGCCTACCCCCAAGAAGGATGAACCGGGCCTTCGTAAAGGAGAACGATACCTCCTCAAAAACTTTTCAGGTGTGGTTAAGTCAGGAGAGATGATGTTGGTGCTTGGTCTACCAGGTAGTGGATGCAGTACTTTTCTCAAAGTTCTCGCTGGTCATCGAGACGGTTACGCTGGGGCGGAAGGTGATGTTAAATACGGCTCGCTGCTGCCCGGCAAAGATTTTCGTCCATACAAAAGCGAAGTCATTTTCATCTCGGAGGAAGACTTGCATGATCCCAATCTTCTCGTTGGGCATACAATGGATTTTGCGCTCCGGATGTGCACCCCTTCTCGTGATTCAAGGTTACCTGAAAACCAGGCTGGCAATGCAATGGGTAGAAATGAGTACCAGGATAGAacaaaagaagaaatgCGTAGCGAAATTGCGAAATTGATTGGCCATTCCACATTCCCTCCACCGCCGATGGAAAAAAGTCTGCACGTGGTGGGGTTTTAA
- a CDS encoding uncharacterized protein (Similar to TIGR gene model, INSD accession AAW46655.1): MQIGSLVPLLALLAAPAFARSSVHPNAAAHRRQDIAHERVNSAVERREALAQTQPRALAEKPKFKKINRRGARGCRAKNSTATASDSATASAPSGNSTVVASNSTDTNVTSAVTTQALVGNTSFSSEIAAATASSIENLAALQQPSSSSSTGDSSTAASSSSVASAAATSSAAATASSSSNSTGSYTPNGIKAGISGDDPLSFLQGHIGWYYDWNASPSGSASGASAANMLWGAGTVDSTDASRLAAFKALTSTPEYIIGFEEPDCSTPGSSNIAVADAASLWDSTIAPWKAKGSTLISPSMCHQAAEQYTQWLAGFSGQISTSWDITNLHINKNSMDGVKADIDYYYTTYGKPIWVTEFACVDDSTGFVPCTDQSEINTFINDIVDLFESDDRIQAYAYSTGEGLSSQWDMISNGALTESGQTYLSAISKYH, from the exons ATGCAAATTGGCTCTCTTGTCCCCTTGCTCGCGCTCCTCGCTGCCCCCGCCTTTGCGCGATCTTCTGTCCACCCCAACGCCGCCGCACACCGTCGTCAGGACATTGCGCATGAGCGCGTCAACTCCGCAGTCGAGCGACGAGAGGCTCTTGCTCAAACCCAGCCCCGTGCACTTGCTGAGAAGCCCAAGTTCAAAAAGATCAACAGGCGAGGTGCCCGTGGCTGCAGGGCGAAGAACTCTACTGCCACTGCTTCCGACTCTGCTACCGCCTCCGCTCCCAGCGGCAACTCTACTGTTGTAGCCTCGAATTCCACCGATACTAACGTCACCAGCGCCGTTACTACTCAAGCCCTGGTTGGGAATACCTCGTTTTCTTCTGAAATTGCGGCCGCTACCGCCAGCTCTATTGAGAACCTTGCTGCTTTGCAACAGCCTTCTAGTTCGTCTTCT ACTGGAGACTCTTCGACCGCAGCCAGTTCATCTTCTGTCGCCTCTGCTGCGGCCACTTCTTCTGCCGCGGCCactgcttcttcttcctccaatTCCACCGGTAGCTACACTCCCAACGGTATAAAGGCAGGTATCAGCGGTGACGATCCTTTGTCCTTCCTCCAGGGTCACATTGGATGGTACTACG ACTGGAACGCGTCTCCCAGTGGCTCTGCTAGCGGTGCTAGCGCTGCCAACATGCTCTGGGGTGCTGGTACCGTCGACTCCACCGATGCCTCTCGACTTGCAGCTTTCAAAGCCCTCACAAGCACTCCCGAGTACATCATCGGTTTCGAGGAGCCTGACTGTTCTACTCCCGGTAGTTCTAACATTGCTGTCGCTGATG CTGCCAGCCTTTGGGACTCGACCATCGCTCCTTGGAAGGCTAAAGGTTCTACTTTGATCTCTCCTTCCATGTGTCACCAGGCCGCCGAGCAGTACACTCAATGGTTGGCTGGTTTCAGCGGCCAGATTTCCACCTCTTGGGACATTACCAACTTGCACATCAACAAGAACAGCATGGACGGTGTCAAGGCGGACATTGACTATTACTATACCACTTATGGCAAGCCTATTTGGGTCACCGAGTTTGCCTGTGTCGATGACAGTACCGGCTTCGTCCCCTGTACCGACCAGAGCGAGATCAACACCTTTATCAATGACATTGTTGATCTCTTTGAGTCTGATGACAGGATTCAAGCTTACGCCTACTCTACCGGTGAAGGCCTTTCTTCCCAATGGGACATGATCAGTAACGGTGCCCTTAC TGAGTCTGGTCAGACCTATCTCAGTGCCATCTCTAAATACCATTAA